Proteins encoded in a region of the Thermocaproicibacter melissae genome:
- the rlmB gene encoding 23S rRNA (guanosine(2251)-2'-O)-methyltransferase RlmB, which translates to MEHSEKNPAEGIIAGRNAVAEALKSGRPVDSLIVARGDRSGSLSMLIAKAKKLGIVVKEADPVKLDHLSGGAVHQGVVALAAAKGYSTVDDIFALAESRGEAPFIILADGLEDPHNLGAILRVAECAGAHGIIIPKRRSVGLTVSVGKASAGAVEYVPVARVTNLADTIEDLKKRGVWVYAADMDGQSWCQTDFSGPVAVVIGSEGFGVSRLIREKSDLVISLPMMGKINSLNASVACGIICYEIVRQRKGIPAK; encoded by the coding sequence ATGGAGCACAGTGAAAAAAATCCCGCAGAAGGCATCATCGCAGGCCGCAACGCAGTGGCAGAAGCGCTGAAAAGCGGGCGTCCGGTGGACAGCCTCATCGTTGCGCGGGGAGACCGCTCCGGCAGCCTTTCCATGCTGATTGCCAAAGCGAAAAAACTCGGCATCGTCGTGAAGGAAGCCGACCCTGTAAAGCTCGACCACCTGAGCGGTGGCGCGGTTCACCAGGGTGTGGTCGCACTGGCCGCCGCAAAAGGATATTCCACCGTTGACGATATTTTCGCACTTGCGGAAAGCCGCGGCGAAGCTCCGTTCATCATTCTTGCCGACGGTCTCGAAGATCCCCACAACCTCGGCGCCATTCTGCGCGTAGCGGAATGTGCAGGCGCCCATGGAATCATCATTCCGAAGCGGCGCAGCGTCGGCCTTACAGTATCCGTGGGCAAAGCGAGCGCCGGTGCCGTGGAATATGTTCCCGTCGCCCGCGTTACGAACCTTGCGGACACCATTGAAGATCTGAAAAAGCGCGGCGTGTGGGTTTACGCCGCAGATATGGATGGTCAGAGCTGGTGCCAAACCGATTTTTCCGGACCTGTGGCAGTTGTAATCGGCTCCGAGGGTTTCGGCGTCAGCCGCCTGATTCGCGAAAAGTCCGACTTAGTAATATCCCTGCCGATGATGGGCAAGATAAACTCGCTGAACGCCTCTGTAGCATGCGGAATCATCTGCTACGAAATTGTGCGCCAGCGAAAAGGTATTCCTGCAAAATAA
- a CDS encoding glycoside hydrolase family 27 protein, whose amino-acid sequence MLKRKFSGPPMGWNSYDYYNTNVLESEVKANADYMAEHLKQYGYEYVVVDEGWYMYGGAENRETYHYPPFGHLNMDEFSRLIPCTEKFPSAANGAGFRPLADYVHSKGLKFGIHIMRGIPRAAAHEHRPIRYKGFTAADIADPSSICKWNPDMYGVRATEAGQAYYDSLLELYAQWGVDFIKCDDICNTNMYVDNPYSAEKEIEMLSKAVERCGREIVLSLSPGPAVLEKAWHYEKYANMWRITNDIWDDWKLIKDMFTRCSRWQEHVSEGSYPDCDMLPLGKIGRMFFFFDGERSTRLTPDEQKSMMTLWCIFRSPLMLGAELTKLDSETLKLITNREVLALVGEDHVSRQVALSDDYSVWASHSTKDGSIVLALFNLADSAATVSCDLTEAYHALKLEVPDKTSGKAKELWNQTTVEWKENTVSAELPAHGCTLLRLL is encoded by the coding sequence ATGTTGAAACGCAAGTTCAGCGGCCCGCCGATGGGCTGGAACAGCTATGACTACTACAACACCAACGTGCTGGAATCCGAGGTGAAGGCAAACGCGGATTACATGGCCGAGCACCTCAAACAATACGGCTATGAATATGTCGTCGTAGACGAAGGCTGGTATATGTACGGCGGAGCCGAAAACCGAGAGACATATCATTACCCGCCCTTCGGGCATCTCAACATGGACGAATTCAGCCGCCTGATTCCATGCACGGAAAAATTCCCGAGTGCCGCAAACGGAGCGGGTTTTCGCCCGCTCGCGGACTATGTTCACTCGAAAGGGCTGAAATTCGGAATCCACATCATGCGCGGTATCCCGCGCGCAGCGGCGCACGAACACCGCCCGATTCGCTACAAGGGATTCACAGCGGCGGATATTGCCGACCCGTCTTCCATCTGCAAATGGAACCCGGATATGTACGGCGTGCGTGCCACCGAAGCCGGTCAGGCCTATTACGATTCCCTGCTGGAGCTGTATGCGCAGTGGGGCGTGGACTTCATCAAGTGCGACGATATCTGCAACACAAATATGTATGTCGATAACCCCTATTCCGCCGAAAAGGAGATTGAAATGCTCTCCAAGGCGGTGGAGCGCTGCGGGCGCGAGATCGTCCTCAGTCTGTCGCCCGGGCCGGCAGTCCTTGAGAAAGCTTGGCATTATGAGAAGTATGCCAATATGTGGCGCATCACGAACGATATTTGGGATGACTGGAAGCTCATTAAGGATATGTTTACCCGCTGCTCCCGCTGGCAGGAGCACGTCAGCGAAGGAAGCTACCCGGACTGCGATATGCTGCCGCTCGGAAAAATCGGCAGGATGTTCTTCTTCTTTGACGGGGAACGTTCTACCCGCCTGACGCCGGATGAGCAGAAATCAATGATGACGCTCTGGTGCATCTTCCGCTCGCCGCTGATGCTGGGTGCGGAGCTGACAAAGCTGGATTCCGAGACATTAAAGCTGATTACAAACCGCGAGGTTCTGGCGCTGGTGGGTGAGGACCATGTTTCCCGCCAAGTAGCGCTGAGTGACGACTATTCCGTATGGGCATCGCACAGCACAAAGGACGGAAGCATCGTTCTGGCGCTGTTTAACTTAGCGGATTCTGCTGCGACAGTATCTTGTGACCTGACGGAGGCTTACCATGCTTTGAAGCTGGAGGTGCCGGATAAAACCTCAGGGAAAGCGAAGGAACTCTGGAATCAGACTACCGTGGAATGGAAAGAGAACACCGTTTCAGCGGAACTTCCGGCACACGGATGCACACTTCTGCGGCTTCTGTAA
- a CDS encoding GGGtGRT protein: MANDVMFEGKERRMAKIEKCLAEYGLGSLEEARDLCLSKGIDPAAIVRGVQNIAFENACWAYTLGCAVALKTGVKSAAEAAEKIGIGLEAFTVPGSVAEQRKVGLGHGNLGAMLLRDETKCFCFLAGHESFAAAEGAIGIARSANSARKEPLRVILNGLGKDAAYIISRINGFTYVKTEFDYFADKLTIVDERAFSTGERAAVRCYGANDVREGVAIMQHEGVDVSITGNSTNPVRFQHLVAGTYKKWALENGKKYFSVASGGGTGRTLHPDNMGAGPASYGLTDSLGRLHGDAQFAGSSSVPAHVEMMGLIGMGNNPMVGATVACAVAVYKAM; the protein is encoded by the coding sequence ATGGCTAATGATGTCATGTTTGAAGGTAAAGAAAGAAGAATGGCCAAAATCGAGAAATGTCTTGCCGAGTATGGCCTTGGAAGCCTCGAAGAGGCGCGCGATCTCTGCCTGTCCAAAGGTATTGACCCCGCTGCAATCGTCAGAGGCGTACAGAACATAGCGTTTGAAAACGCATGCTGGGCATACACTCTCGGTTGTGCAGTCGCCCTCAAGACCGGCGTGAAATCTGCTGCTGAGGCAGCTGAGAAAATCGGCATTGGCCTTGAAGCTTTCACAGTTCCCGGTTCCGTTGCGGAGCAGCGCAAAGTCGGCCTCGGCCACGGAAACCTCGGCGCAATGCTCCTCAGAGATGAAACAAAGTGCTTCTGCTTCCTCGCCGGTCACGAATCCTTCGCGGCTGCGGAAGGCGCAATCGGCATTGCCCGTTCGGCAAATTCTGCCCGTAAAGAGCCGCTGCGCGTAATCCTGAACGGTCTGGGCAAAGATGCAGCTTATATCATTTCCCGCATTAACGGCTTTACATACGTAAAGACGGAATTCGATTATTTTGCTGACAAACTCACCATCGTGGATGAACGCGCCTTCTCCACAGGCGAGCGCGCAGCAGTAAGATGCTACGGCGCAAACGATGTCCGCGAAGGTGTTGCAATCATGCAACATGAGGGTGTGGATGTTTCCATCACCGGTAACTCCACTAACCCGGTTCGCTTCCAGCACCTTGTTGCCGGCACCTACAAGAAGTGGGCACTTGAGAACGGAAAGAAGTACTTCTCCGTGGCTAGCGGCGGCGGCACCGGCCGTACCCTGCACCCGGACAACATGGGAGCCGGCCCGGCTTCTTACGGCCTGACCGATTCTCTCGGCCGTCTGCACGGCGATGCACAGTTCGCAGGTTCTTCCTCTGTTCCGGCGCACGTCGAAATGATGGGCCTTATCGGCATGGGCAACAACCCGATGGTCGGCGCAACGGTTGCCTGCGCAGTTGCAGTCTACAAAGCAATGTAA
- a CDS encoding DNA-3-methyladenine glycosylase family protein, with protein sequence MDIKLCKPDLKFILITFRNDRLLLNRTFCVMMTKMVKTGGEKGENGVKFETLSQTLDCGQSFRWKRMPDGAWEGVARGRYLRITKENFNRVLHDEFWARYFDMDLDYEKIRAEFCTMDPVLAQAAEYAPDIRILNQDPWETLCSFILSQCNNVGRIKGLVERLSVRWGKPMEGGHFTFPSPEALAKAGETELRGIGCGFRAAYVSAAARRAAEGKIDWDALRRLPLDEARRKLTELPGVGPKVADCTLLYGLHRLDAFPMDVWMKRAMKTLFPGKRAEDFGPYAGIAQQYIFHFSRNHPEMFQNLDKRYKNKQK encoded by the coding sequence GTGGATATAAAATTATGTAAACCAGACTTGAAATTTATTTTGATTACATTCCGTAATGACCGCTTGTTGCTGAACCGCACTTTTTGTGTTATGATGACGAAAATGGTCAAAACAGGCGGCGAAAAAGGTGAAAACGGCGTGAAATTTGAAACATTGAGTCAAACGCTCGACTGCGGCCAATCCTTCCGCTGGAAGCGGATGCCTGACGGAGCTTGGGAGGGAGTAGCCCGCGGAAGATATTTGCGCATCACAAAGGAAAATTTCAACAGGGTTCTGCACGATGAATTTTGGGCGCGGTATTTCGACATGGACCTCGATTATGAGAAAATCCGCGCGGAGTTCTGCACGATGGATCCGGTGCTCGCACAGGCGGCAGAATATGCGCCGGATATTCGTATCCTGAACCAAGATCCGTGGGAGACGCTTTGTTCGTTCATCCTCTCACAGTGCAACAATGTCGGGCGAATCAAGGGACTCGTGGAACGGCTCAGTGTCCGGTGGGGAAAACCCATGGAAGGCGGCCATTTTACCTTTCCGTCTCCGGAGGCGCTTGCCAAGGCCGGTGAAACCGAGCTGCGCGGCATCGGTTGCGGTTTTCGCGCCGCTTATGTCTCAGCTGCGGCACGGCGCGCGGCAGAGGGGAAAATCGATTGGGATGCGCTTCGCCGTTTGCCGCTGGATGAAGCGCGCCGAAAGCTGACGGAACTGCCCGGTGTAGGACCGAAGGTTGCGGACTGCACACTTCTTTACGGACTCCATCGCCTTGACGCTTTCCCCATGGATGTGTGGATGAAACGTGCGATGAAAACGCTCTTTCCCGGGAAGCGCGCCGAAGATTTCGGGCCGTACGCTGGAATCGCCCAGCAATATATTTTCCATTTCAGCCGCAATCATCCGGAAATGTTTCAAAATTTAGATAAACGTTACAAGAATAAACAAAAATAA
- a CDS encoding elongation factor G: MKQYEANRILNIALAGHSGAGKTSLTEAMLYLSGATDRLGKVDDGTTVSDFDPEEIRRKTSVMAATAPLEWKNYKINLLDAPGLFDFAGGLCEAVRAADSVLITVSGKDGVNVGTEKAVAAAEKRGLSKIFFVNGLCEESADFYKVFENLKASFGPSVCPVVVPYIRDGKANIYVNVLEYKAYEYRDGKAVNVKMPDMGTRLDGLRTAIYEAVAETSDEMFEKYFSGEQFTPEEVIVGISKGVKAGTVSPVFCGDAMLLNGIDQLLDGLTWLAPTAADKSSEIGEDENGNPVELSADPNAPAAALVFKTVADPFIGKLSYLKVFSGKVSADTQLVNMRTGETERIGKTVVMRGKKQIDVPYIGAGDIGVVPKLQSAKTGDTLCSSARKVKLEGVDYPNPNLSMAVLPKKKGEEDKVSQGIARLEEEDPTIHFRTNSETHQMILSGLGEQHLDVITAKLKKKFGVEVVLEKPRVAYRETIRKKVQMQGKYKKQTGGHGQYGDVWIEFEPCDSETLEFSERVVGGAVPKNFFPAVEKGLRESVQCGPLAGYPVVGLRATLYDGSYHPVDSSEMSFKVAANLAYKAAMPQASPVLLEPIGHLKCTVPGANMGDVMGEINKRRGRVLGMEPVDKGNQVIEAEVPEAEMHDFSTFLRQTTQGRGDFTFEFVRYEEAPQQVAQKVIEEAKARQESEE, translated from the coding sequence GTGAAACAATACGAGGCTAACAGAATCCTGAACATTGCACTCGCGGGGCACAGCGGTGCCGGCAAAACAAGCCTGACGGAGGCCATGCTGTATCTTTCCGGTGCAACCGACCGCCTGGGCAAAGTCGACGACGGAACCACGGTAAGTGATTTCGACCCTGAGGAGATTCGGCGTAAAACATCCGTTATGGCAGCAACGGCTCCTTTGGAGTGGAAGAATTACAAAATTAATCTGCTTGACGCTCCCGGCCTGTTCGATTTTGCGGGAGGACTTTGCGAAGCTGTGCGTGCGGCGGACTCCGTGCTGATTACGGTTTCTGGGAAAGACGGCGTCAACGTCGGAACGGAAAAAGCAGTGGCTGCCGCAGAGAAGCGTGGCCTTTCCAAGATTTTCTTCGTGAACGGCCTGTGCGAAGAAAGCGCAGATTTTTATAAAGTATTTGAGAACCTAAAGGCTTCGTTTGGCCCGTCCGTCTGCCCGGTCGTCGTTCCTTATATCCGCGACGGCAAGGCAAACATCTATGTGAATGTGCTGGAATATAAGGCCTATGAATATCGCGACGGCAAAGCCGTCAACGTGAAGATGCCGGACATGGGTACCCGTCTCGATGGCCTGCGTACGGCGATTTATGAAGCCGTCGCCGAAACAAGCGACGAGATGTTTGAAAAGTATTTCTCGGGCGAGCAATTTACTCCGGAGGAAGTGATTGTCGGCATCAGCAAGGGCGTTAAAGCAGGTACGGTTTCACCGGTTTTCTGCGGCGATGCGATGCTGCTGAACGGAATTGACCAACTCTTGGACGGCTTGACTTGGCTTGCACCTACCGCTGCCGATAAGTCAAGTGAAATCGGCGAGGATGAGAACGGCAACCCGGTTGAACTCAGCGCGGATCCGAACGCTCCGGCTGCTGCGCTTGTCTTTAAGACCGTAGCGGACCCGTTCATCGGCAAGCTATCCTACCTGAAGGTGTTTTCGGGAAAGGTTTCAGCGGACACGCAGCTTGTCAATATGCGCACCGGGGAGACGGAACGCATCGGCAAAACGGTTGTGATGCGCGGAAAGAAGCAGATTGACGTCCCCTACATCGGTGCGGGCGATATTGGCGTTGTGCCAAAGCTCCAGAGTGCAAAAACCGGCGACACGCTTTGTTCCTCCGCGCGGAAGGTGAAACTTGAGGGCGTTGATTATCCAAACCCGAACCTTTCCATGGCAGTTCTTCCAAAGAAAAAAGGCGAGGAGGACAAGGTCTCGCAGGGTATTGCCCGTCTTGAAGAAGAAGACCCGACCATCCATTTCCGCACCAACAGCGAAACGCATCAGATGATTCTATCCGGACTTGGCGAACAGCATCTGGATGTCATCACGGCGAAGCTCAAGAAGAAGTTCGGGGTGGAGGTTGTCCTCGAAAAGCCGCGCGTGGCCTACCGCGAGACGATTCGCAAGAAGGTCCAGATGCAGGGCAAATACAAGAAGCAAACCGGCGGGCACGGGCAGTACGGTGATGTATGGATTGAATTTGAACCATGCGACAGCGAAACGCTGGAATTCAGCGAACGCGTTGTGGGCGGCGCCGTTCCGAAGAATTTCTTCCCGGCTGTGGAAAAGGGCCTGCGTGAGAGTGTACAGTGCGGGCCGCTGGCAGGGTACCCGGTCGTCGGACTGCGTGCAACGCTGTATGACGGTTCCTACCATCCGGTGGATTCCTCCGAAATGTCGTTCAAAGTGGCGGCAAACTTGGCTTATAAAGCAGCCATGCCGCAGGCTTCCCCTGTTCTTTTGGAGCCGATCGGCCATTTGAAATGCACGGTTCCCGGCGCCAACATGGGAGACGTTATGGGCGAAATCAACAAGCGCCGCGGGCGCGTGCTGGGCATGGAGCCGGTCGATAAAGGAAACCAAGTTATCGAGGCGGAAGTGCCTGAGGCGGAGATGCATGACTTCAGCACTTTCCTGCGCCAGACGACGCAAGGCAGAGGGGATTTCACATTTGAGTTTGTACGGTATGAAGAAGCGCCGCAGCAGGTTGCTCAAAAAGTAATTGAAGAAGCCAAGGCAAGACAGGAATCGGAAGAGTAA
- a CDS encoding iron-sulfur cluster assembly scaffold protein, giving the protein MNYTAEVEKMCVVTKGPKHGPAPIPEEGKWVKAYEIKDISGLTHGVGWCAPQQGACKLTLNVKDGVVQEALVETVGCSGMTHSAAMAAEILPGKTLLECLNTDLVCDAINVAMRELFKQIVYGRSQTAFSENGLPIGAGLEDLGKGLRSQVGTMYSTNAKGVRYLEMTEGYVLKMALDENNEVIGYQFVRLGKMMEDIRHGMSPDEAFKKNIGQYGRFDNAAKYIDPREE; this is encoded by the coding sequence ATGAATTATACCGCTGAAGTGGAAAAAATGTGTGTCGTCACAAAGGGCCCCAAACATGGCCCTGCCCCCATTCCGGAAGAAGGAAAATGGGTTAAAGCCTATGAAATCAAAGACATTTCCGGTCTGACCCACGGCGTGGGCTGGTGCGCTCCTCAGCAGGGTGCGTGCAAGCTGACCCTTAACGTGAAAGACGGTGTTGTGCAGGAAGCCCTCGTGGAAACAGTCGGCTGCTCCGGCATGACACATTCGGCAGCTATGGCCGCTGAAATTCTGCCGGGGAAGACGCTTCTTGAGTGCCTCAACACAGACCTCGTCTGCGATGCAATCAACGTTGCAATGCGCGAGCTGTTTAAGCAGATCGTTTACGGCCGCAGCCAGACTGCGTTCTCGGAAAACGGCCTGCCGATCGGCGCAGGACTGGAAGACCTCGGCAAGGGTCTGCGTTCTCAGGTTGGAACCATGTACAGCACCAATGCTAAGGGTGTCCGTTACCTCGAGATGACCGAAGGCTATGTTTTGAAGATGGCTCTCGATGAAAACAACGAGGTCATCGGCTACCAGTTCGTCCGCCTTGGCAAGATGATGGAAGATATCCGTCATGGCATGAGCCCGGATGAAGCTTTCAAGAAGAACATCGGCCAGTATGGTCGCTTTGACAACGCGGCAAAATACATTGATCCGCGTGAAGAATAA
- the fba gene encoding class II fructose-1,6-bisphosphate aldolase, translating to MSLVNTKELFKKAYEGGYAIGAFNINNMEIVQGVTDAAAELKAPVILQASAGARKYASPAYLKKLVEAAVVVHPEIPIVLHLDHGASFEVCKDCIDDGFTSVMFDGSSLPYEENVAETRKVVEYAHKYGVTVEAELGRLAGIEDAVNVDADKAQFTDPNEVQDFVTRTGVDSLAIAIGTSHGAYKFKPGQKPRLRFDILKEVSDRLPGFPIVLHGASSVPQEYVKMVNEFGGKMPDAIGIPEEMLRQAATMAVCKINIDSDLRLAMTGSIRKHLVEHPDHFDPRQYLGDGREAVKALVAHKITAVLGCAGKA from the coding sequence ATGTCGTTGGTCAATACGAAAGAACTATTCAAAAAGGCATACGAAGGCGGATATGCAATCGGTGCATTCAACATCAACAATATGGAAATTGTTCAGGGTGTTACCGATGCAGCTGCTGAACTGAAGGCACCGGTTATCCTTCAGGCTTCTGCAGGCGCGCGCAAATATGCAAGCCCCGCCTACCTCAAAAAGCTCGTTGAGGCTGCTGTTGTGGTGCATCCGGAAATTCCGATCGTTCTTCACTTGGATCACGGTGCATCTTTTGAAGTCTGCAAAGACTGCATTGATGACGGCTTTACTTCCGTCATGTTCGACGGTTCTTCACTGCCCTATGAAGAAAATGTTGCTGAAACCCGCAAGGTTGTAGAATATGCGCATAAATACGGTGTAACGGTTGAAGCTGAACTCGGCAGACTTGCCGGTATTGAAGACGCTGTTAACGTAGACGCAGACAAAGCTCAGTTTACCGACCCGAACGAAGTTCAGGATTTCGTAACCCGCACTGGCGTCGACTCCCTTGCAATTGCCATTGGTACAAGCCATGGCGCTTACAAATTTAAGCCGGGCCAGAAGCCGCGCCTCCGTTTCGACATTCTGAAAGAAGTTTCCGACCGCCTGCCGGGCTTCCCAATTGTTCTGCACGGCGCTTCTTCCGTTCCGCAGGAATATGTCAAGATGGTCAATGAGTTCGGCGGCAAGATGCCGGATGCAATCGGCATTCCGGAAGAAATGCTTCGTCAGGCTGCTACCATGGCTGTCTGCAAGATTAACATCGACTCTGACCTGCGCCTTGCCATGACAGGCAGCATTCGCAAACACCTGGTTGAGCATCCGGACCATTTCGATCCGCGCCAGTATCTGGGCGATGGCCGTGAGGCTGTGAAGGCACTTGTTGCCCATAAGATTACCGCGGTTCTCGGCTGCGCAGGCAAAGCTTAA
- a CDS encoding beta-L-arabinofuranosidase domain-containing protein, whose translation MEPLDIRNVHLLENELLRREAENRRYLLSLGNRELLFNYLMEAGKISIPYLPDDILGGWESPTCQLRGHFLGHWLSAAAWQIYETGDAELKAKSDAIIRELDECQQNNGGQWVGPIPEKYLDLIARGKQVWAPQYTLHKLFMGLIDQNRLAGNELALKIADRFADWFDAWSAKFTREQFDDILDVETGGMLEVWADLLDLTGEEKYRRLLKRYYRGRLFEPLLRGEDPLTNMHANTTIPEILGCARAWEVTGEQKWLDITKAYWKCAVDDRGTFATGGQTQGEIWTPKNKLKARLGDKNQEHCTVYNMIRLADFLFRCEGDPKYLHYIEQNFHNGVEAQTYWQGDPQNGHPGKGLLTYFLPLKAGMHKTWAGERDSFFCCHGTMVQANAALARGLYYQESGSLCVAQYADSDAEFFVDGETKVTLQLRRDAMNGSWQKSSVNNVANSIAAVQSAPDNRPDYEKFDLKFTMKTSADFRLLLRVPKWIQAPASIYLNGSLIAKTEDTAKLFPIDRTWQDGDIVTVLFPIGLRFVPLPDDPQTGAFCYGPDVLAGITDVERVLTLEQDDPTAELSPDTERQWGTFLTRFRTETQDPGINFIPLKEIGYQNYQVYFRVKKPKHETEKGKE comes from the coding sequence ATGGAACCATTAGACATTCGGAATGTGCATCTTTTGGAAAACGAGCTTCTACGGAGAGAAGCGGAAAACCGCCGCTATCTGCTGAGCCTCGGCAACCGTGAGCTGCTGTTCAACTATCTCATGGAGGCAGGGAAGATTTCGATTCCGTATCTGCCGGACGATATTCTGGGAGGTTGGGAATCACCCACCTGCCAACTTCGGGGACATTTTCTTGGTCACTGGCTTTCTGCGGCCGCTTGGCAGATTTATGAAACCGGCGACGCAGAACTGAAGGCGAAGTCGGATGCAATCATCCGCGAGTTGGACGAGTGCCAGCAGAACAACGGCGGCCAGTGGGTGGGGCCGATTCCCGAAAAATACCTTGACTTGATTGCACGCGGCAAGCAGGTTTGGGCGCCGCAGTATACCTTGCACAAGCTGTTCATGGGGCTGATTGATCAGAACCGACTGGCCGGAAATGAGCTGGCCCTGAAAATCGCCGACCGCTTTGCCGACTGGTTTGATGCTTGGAGCGCAAAGTTCACGCGTGAGCAGTTCGATGATATTCTGGACGTGGAAACCGGCGGAATGTTGGAGGTTTGGGCGGATTTGCTGGACCTCACCGGAGAAGAAAAGTACCGCCGTCTGCTGAAGCGGTATTACCGCGGCAGGCTGTTTGAGCCGCTGTTGAGGGGAGAAGATCCGCTCACCAATATGCACGCAAATACCACCATTCCGGAGATTCTGGGATGTGCACGCGCGTGGGAAGTCACCGGAGAACAAAAGTGGCTCGATATAACGAAAGCGTATTGGAAATGTGCTGTCGATGACCGAGGCACCTTTGCCACGGGCGGACAGACGCAGGGAGAAATCTGGACTCCCAAAAACAAACTCAAGGCTCGCCTCGGCGACAAGAACCAGGAGCACTGCACGGTTTACAACATGATTCGCCTTGCGGATTTTCTCTTCCGCTGTGAGGGCGACCCGAAATACCTGCATTACATAGAACAAAACTTCCACAACGGCGTGGAAGCGCAGACATATTGGCAGGGAGACCCGCAGAACGGCCATCCCGGCAAAGGACTGCTTACCTATTTCCTTCCGCTGAAAGCGGGAATGCACAAAACATGGGCAGGCGAGAGGGACAGCTTCTTCTGCTGCCACGGCACCATGGTGCAGGCAAACGCAGCACTGGCCCGCGGACTGTATTATCAGGAGAGCGGCAGCCTGTGCGTTGCGCAGTATGCGGATTCCGACGCGGAATTCTTTGTGGATGGGGAAACCAAAGTCACTCTGCAGCTCAGGCGTGACGCGATGAACGGCAGCTGGCAGAAATCTTCGGTCAACAATGTTGCAAATTCCATCGCTGCCGTGCAGTCGGCGCCCGATAACCGTCCCGACTATGAGAAATTTGACCTGAAGTTTACCATGAAAACTTCGGCCGATTTTCGGCTTCTGCTTCGGGTGCCGAAGTGGATTCAGGCACCGGCGTCAATTTATTTGAACGGCAGCCTGATTGCCAAGACCGAGGACACCGCAAAACTGTTCCCAATTGACCGCACTTGGCAGGACGGCGACATTGTTACGGTTCTGTTCCCCATCGGGCTGCGTTTCGTGCCGCTTCCGGACGACCCGCAGACGGGCGCTTTCTGCTACGGGCCGGATGTCCTGGCGGGGATTACCGATGTGGAACGTGTTTTAACGCTGGAGCAGGATGACCCGACGGCGGAGCTATCGCCCGACACCGAGCGCCAGTGGGGGACATTCCTCACAAGATTTCGCACCGAAACACAGGACCCGGGTATCAACTTTATTCCGCTGAAAGAAATCGGATACCAGAATTACCAAGTGTATTTCCGAGTAAAAAAACCGAAACATGAAACAGAAAAGGGGAAAGAGTAA
- a CDS encoding DUF4830 domain-containing protein: MFVLSIKHNRKKTIAIVAVLLAAVTVSIVAAALHNSPPQAVCSGKKYSLAASTNEERVAFFKQFGWTVNSEPIDSGEVTIPEKFDDVYIAYNNIQKEQGLDLLPYAGKTVQQWIYSVTNYSQQESMRATILVYNGRVIGGDLSTPQLDGFMTGFDGQIDDGSNGCVGEVTPGRDNTGTLKGTTSSQPTSSVEEANPSVSSNIPANAWPTD; the protein is encoded by the coding sequence ATGTTCGTACTATCCATCAAGCACAACCGCAAAAAGACGATTGCCATTGTTGCGGTTCTGCTGGCGGCTGTAACCGTCTCGATTGTTGCGGCTGCGCTTCACAATTCACCACCGCAGGCTGTCTGCTCCGGTAAAAAATATTCGCTGGCCGCTTCAACGAATGAAGAACGCGTTGCCTTTTTCAAGCAGTTCGGGTGGACGGTCAACAGCGAACCGATTGATTCCGGCGAAGTAACCATTCCGGAGAAATTCGACGATGTTTACATAGCCTATAATAATATTCAGAAAGAGCAGGGCCTTGACCTGCTGCCATACGCGGGCAAAACCGTTCAGCAGTGGATTTACTCTGTGACGAATTACTCGCAGCAGGAATCTATGCGCGCCACGATTCTTGTTTACAACGGCCGTGTCATCGGCGGCGACTTGAGCACCCCGCAGCTTGACGGGTTCATGACCGGCTTTGACGGACAGATTGACGACGGGAGCAACGGCTGTGTGGGAGAAGTTACTCCGGGGCGAGACAACACCGGTACGCTGAAGGGTACGACGTCTTCCCAGCCGACTTCTTCCGTGGAAGAAGCCAACCCGTCTGTATCTTCCAACATTCCGGCCAATGCATGGCCGACGGACTGA